From Ignavibacteriota bacterium, the proteins below share one genomic window:
- a CDS encoding MFS transporter — MTTAAQLASPRRPIRGLRWWIGGILFASTVVNYIDRQTLSALAPFLKRDYHWTNEDYAMIVIAFRVAYAIGQTALGRLMDRLGTRLGLTITVAWYSVVAMATSLAGGLRSFAFFRFLLGFGESANWPAATKAVAEWFPRKERGWAVALFDSGSSIGAAIAPALVLWLYTSFGDWRPAFIMTGMLGFFWILLWRKFYHPPESHPRISDEERRMILADREEPGAGNDGPQERPGILHLLRMRQTWGVIIARAFTDPVWFFIADWFMIYLVSKGFDPGATLIAFWIPFVAADLGNFAGGGFSSWLIRRGWPVGRARKAVVLFGAVGMTMLIPTIAMSGLFAIAGLFAVSTFAYAAYSTMALVLPSDLYASSSVATVSGLSGTAAGILTILSTFIVGWVSDRYSFEPILIAASIIPAVGAVLTFILVRNTPSSGTGVLKKI; from the coding sequence GTGACCACAGCAGCTCAGCTTGCATCGCCACGCCGTCCCATTCGCGGCCTCCGATGGTGGATCGGTGGCATCCTCTTCGCTTCGACCGTCGTCAATTATATCGATCGGCAGACACTGTCCGCCCTGGCACCATTCCTCAAGCGTGACTATCACTGGACGAATGAGGATTACGCGATGATCGTGATCGCGTTCCGCGTGGCGTATGCCATCGGACAGACGGCCCTTGGCCGGCTGATGGACCGGCTCGGCACGAGGCTCGGGTTGACGATCACCGTTGCCTGGTATTCCGTTGTGGCCATGGCCACGTCCCTTGCGGGTGGGCTGCGGAGCTTCGCGTTCTTCCGCTTCCTCCTCGGTTTCGGGGAATCCGCGAACTGGCCGGCGGCGACCAAGGCCGTGGCAGAGTGGTTCCCCCGGAAAGAACGCGGATGGGCGGTGGCGCTCTTTGACAGCGGCTCATCCATCGGCGCCGCGATCGCGCCGGCACTTGTCCTGTGGCTCTATACCAGTTTCGGGGACTGGCGTCCGGCATTCATCATGACCGGCATGCTCGGGTTCTTCTGGATCCTGCTCTGGCGGAAATTCTATCACCCCCCCGAATCGCATCCGCGCATCAGCGATGAAGAGCGCCGCATGATCCTGGCCGACCGTGAGGAGCCAGGTGCGGGCAACGATGGACCACAGGAACGTCCGGGGATCCTCCACCTCCTTCGCATGCGGCAGACCTGGGGAGTGATCATCGCGCGCGCGTTCACCGATCCGGTCTGGTTCTTCATTGCTGATTGGTTCATGATCTACCTCGTCTCCAAGGGTTTCGATCCGGGGGCCACCCTCATCGCGTTCTGGATCCCGTTCGTAGCGGCGGACCTCGGCAACTTCGCGGGTGGTGGGTTCTCGAGCTGGCTCATCCGCCGCGGCTGGCCCGTCGGCCGGGCACGCAAAGCCGTCGTTCTGTTCGGGGCGGTCGGCATGACCATGCTCATTCCGACGATCGCCATGTCGGGCCTCTTTGCCATCGCCGGCCTTTTCGCGGTTTCGACATTCGCGTATGCGGCCTACAGCACCATGGCCCTGGTGTTGCCTTCAGACCTGTATGCAAGTTCATCCGTTGCCACCGTCAGTGGTTTGAGCGGCACCGCAGCAGGTATCCTCACCATCCTGTCGACCTTCATCGTGGGGTGGGTGTCCGACAGGTACTCGTTCGAACCTATCCTGATCGCCGCGAGTATCATCCCGGCGGTCGGCGCTGTCCTCACGTTCATTCTGGTCCGCAACACTCCATCGAGTGGCACGGGCGTACTCAAGAAGATCTAG